One window from the genome of Oryza glaberrima chromosome 3, OglaRS2, whole genome shotgun sequence encodes:
- the LOC127766005 gene encoding uncharacterized protein LOC127766005 → MASEPTAAAGAPAPQPAAPRRRPPCVLSFSLARDRFLRRRFLSAGLRPFSIRLPSPAGAGTTVHVWAPPRPARRPVLLLHGFGASATWQWASYLRPLLAAGFDPIVPDLLFFGDSCTLAADRSEVFQATAVKAAMDAIGVRRFDVVGVSYGGFVAYRMAAMYPEAVDRAVMVCAGVCLEETDLAAGLFPVAGVAEAAELLVPSRPADVRRLVHLTFVRPPPIMPSCFLRDYINVMGSDHNQEKTELLHTLINGRKLSELPKISQPTLIIWGEQDQVFPMELAHRLERHLGEKSRLVVIKKAGHAVNLEKDKEVCKNIVEYLREPILSALNGEKEVQLH, encoded by the exons ATGGCCTCCGAAcccaccgcggcggcgggcgctccGGCCCCAcagcccgccgcgccgcggaggcggccgccgtgCGTCCTCAGCTTCTCGCTGGCGCGCGACCggttcctccgccgccgcttcctctcgGCGGGGCTCCGCCCCTTCTCCATCCGCCTCCCgtcccccgccggcgccgggaccACCGTCCACGtgtgggcgccgccgcggccggcgcgccgccccgtcctcctcctccacggctTCGGCGCCTCCGCCACGTGGCAGTGGGCGTCCTACCTCcggccgctcctcgccgccggcttcgaCCCCATCGTCCCCGacctcctcttcttcggcgACTCCTgcacgctcgccgccgaccgctCCGAGGTGTTCCAGGCGACGGCCGTCAAGGCCGCCATGGACGCCATCGGGGTGAGGCGGTTCGACGTGGTCGGCGTCAGCTACGGCGGGTTCGTGGCCTACCGGATGGCCGCCATGTACCCGGAGGCGGTGGACCGGGCGGTGATGGTGTGCGCCGGGGTCTGCCTGGAGGAGACCGACCTCGCCGCGGGCCTCTTCCCCGTCGCTGGCGTCGCCGAGGCGGCCGAGCTGCTCGTCCCGAGCCGGCCGGCCGACGTGCGCCGCCTCGTCCACCTCACCTTCGTCCGGCCGCCGCCTATCATGCCCTCCTGCTTCCTGAGGGATTACATTAAC GTGATGGGCTCAGATCACAACCAGGAGAAGACAGAGCTGTTGCACACTCTCATCAATGGCAGGAAACTCTCAGAACTTCCGAAAATCAGCCAG CCAACTCTGATAATTTGGGGGGAGCAAGATCAGGTGTTTCCAATGGAGCTTGCTCATAGATTGGAGAG GCATCTCGGGGAGAAATCTCGATTGGTGGTTATCAAGAAAGCTGGGCATGCAGTCAATCTAGAGAAGGACAAAGAGGTGTGCAAGAATATCGTCGAGTATCTGCGAGAACCGATTTTGAGTGCTCTGAATGGTGAAAAG GAGGTGCAGCTGCATTAA
- the LOC127765457 gene encoding metacaspase-1-like codes for MDHFGGRALGFGGGGGCGAVRCRHCSASLPAMPGARVIQCAQCYGVTRVGGRGRRRHPNPVEPWRPAVPMPVAGGGFFPGSRGKKRAVLIGITYASMRRRGSQLMRGPVNDVKCMRYLLCERFGFPNDCVLILTDEEKDPCRLATKENIRMAMNWLVQGCSSGDSLVFHFSGIGVQVPDDDGDEVDGYDEAICPMDSFSQGPILDDEINEAIVRPLVHGAKLHAVVDAEHSSTVLDLPFLCCLSSRSGGWQWEDHRPPTGAYKGSSGGQAMLFSGCSDGNNKHSLLPEASTVGAMTHSFIKAVECEPRATYGSLLTTMRSIMRDGGVTCNLQGPIGAPIRKVANFSGIQEPNLSCSEMFDIYRKPFVL; via the exons ATGGATCACTTCGGCGGACGTGCTCTCGgcttcggcggtggcggcggctgcggcgcggtGCGGTGCAGGCACTGCAGCGCGTCCCTCCCGGCTATGCCTGGCGCCCGCGTCATCCAGTGCGCGCAGTGCTACGGCGTGACGcgcgtcggcggccgcggccggcgccgccaccccaACCCGGTCGAGCCGTGGCGCCCGGCCGTGCCGATgcccgtggccggcggcggcttcttccCGGGCTCCCGCGGCAAGAAGCGCGCCGTCCTGATCGGCATCACGTACGCCAgcatgcggcggcgcggcagccagCTGATGAGGGGCCCCGTCAACGACGTCAAGTGCATGCGGTACCTCCTCTGCGAGCGCTTCGGCTTCCCCAACGACTGCGTCCTCATCCTCACCG ACGAGGAGAAGGACCCGTGCAGGTTGGCGACGAAGGAGAACATCAGGATGGCGATGAACTGGCTGGTGCAGGGGTGCAGCTCCGGTGACTCGCTGGTGTTCCACTTCTCCGGGATCGGGGTGCAGGtgccggacgacgacggcgacgaggtggacGGGTACGACGAGGCGATCTGCCCCATGGACTCGTTCAGCCAGGGCCCCATCCTGGACGACGAGATCAACGAGGCCATCGTCCGCCCGCTCGTCCACGGCGCCAAGCtccacgccgtcgtcgacgccgaGCACAGCTCCACCGTCCTCGACCTCCCCTTCCTCTGCTGCCTCTCGTCCAGGTCCGGCGGCTGGCAGTGGGAGGACCACCGCCCGCCCACCGGCGCCTACAAGGGCTCCAGCGGCGGCCAGGCCATGCTCTTCAGCGGCTGCAGCGACGGCAACAACAAGCATAGCCTG CTGCCGGAGGCGTCGACGGTGGGGGCCATGACGCACAGCTTCATCAAGGCGGTGGAGTGCGAGCCGCGCGCCACCTACGGCAGCCTGCTCACCACCATGAGGAGCATcatgcgcgacggcggcgtcaccTGCAACCTGCAGGGCCCCATCGGCGCCCCCATCCGCAAGGTCGCCAACTTCAGCGGCATCCAG GAGCCTAACCTGTCTTGCTCTGAGATGTTCGACATCTACCGCAAGCCGTTCGTCCTGTAA